The window TTACGGAAATGAGCCCTACCACTCTTCTATTTTTCTTTCTATTACGCCGTGGCTGGCGCTTTCCACGTCCAGCTGGCCAACTTCTTAAGATTCAAGGCAGCAAACGTAAGCATCGCTTGCATGGACAATTTTTTTAGCCCTCGTAGGGTTGTCCATCGCATGCCATGCTTTTCTTTGGCGTCGGCAAAGACACGTTCAATCGTCTCTTTACGCCTCCCGTATATCTCTTTGATCTCATGATGATGTCTCAAATCCTCCGCTACATCCAGGTAATCCTGCCAGATATGACGTTGAATGATCTTCTGCTGATTCTTACTTTGAGTGCATTGACTGATCACCGGGCACGATGCACAAATGGATGGTGCCGAGGCATACTGACGGTATCCCTCCCTTGTGGTCGTCCTATACGGTAAGACTTGTCCTTCCGGACAGAGATAGCAGTCATAGTGCTCGTCATAGACATACTCGTGTTTTCGGAAGAAACCCTCCTTGGTCATCGGCCGTTTGTAAGGAAGTGCAGGAAGGATCTGATGTTCAATCAGGAAGTTCGCAATCGCGGGCGTCTTGTAGGCTGCATCGGCGGCAACGGCAATTGGCCGCTTCACTTTGTCGATGATCTTCTGTACCAGCGGCTCAAGCATATGGCTGTCATGGACATTACCTGGAGTGACGATGTTTGCGAGAACAAATCCCTTTTCATCCGTAGCTGCATGGAAGGAATAGGCGAACTGCTTGGTCCGTTCGTCCTTTACATAGTAGCCACTCTCCGGGTCTGTCGTTGACTCCTTGATCTCTTTATGTTCTTCCTTTTCGAACTTCTCCGGAGGGAACGGTTTCTTCCCATTCTCTTCTCGGTCCATGTTGAGCTCCTCCTGGAGCTTCTTCTCATATGCCCGGGTCTCTTTCCGAACCACTTTCTTTTGAAACTTGCGCTTGTTCGCACTCGCTTTCACATGGGTGGAGTCGATAAAGACATGATCCGGGCTAAGAAGCCCACGATCTGCGACCTCCTTCAGCACCCGATAGAAGATCTGTTCAAATAGATCCGTATCTGTAAAACGGCGAATGTAGTTCTTCCCGAATGTGGAAAAATGGGGCACCTCTGTATGAAAGCCAAAGCCGAGAAACCAGCGGTATGCCATATTCGTTTCAATTTCTTTGATCGTTTGGCGCATGGATCGTATGCCGAAGGTATATTGGATGAATGTCATTTTGATCAGTACCACCGGGTCGATACTGGGTCTCCCGATTGTCGAGTACAGGTCTTCCACCAATGGATAGATGAACGCGAAGTCAATGGCTGCATCCAGTTTACGTACCAAATGATCCTGGGGCACCAACTGTTCAATAGTCAGCATTTCCAACTGTTCTCGTTGGTTCATTTGATTCTTCGTCATCATATCCATCACCTCTGTAAGTTTGAAGGAAAAACTGTTGATTGGAGCGGAGGATGGCGACTCCAGCGGGAACAGCACGAGCGGAAGACCCTGGACTGAGCGCAGCGAGGGAAGCGGCTGAAGCCGTGCCCGCGGAAAGCGTCCATCCGCAGCGGAAATCAACATTTCCTAAGATTACTTCCATTGTAAAAGAAAAAAGACTGTAGGCAAACTCCAAAATTTCTGGAGTTTGTCTACAGTCTGAACAAAAAAGGAGATACCGATTCACATATGAATCGGTATCTCCTTTTTTGTTGTTATTCAATGTTTTTCAACTCATCAACCGAACCCGTTATTTTTTGTTCTTTTAAATTTGGAATTTGTAGAATCTCTAATTGTTAAAAGAGCCCGGAACCACAAAGGTTTTGGACGCTTCTTGAATCCCATACTATTCAATATCGAAGGTACTACCCTTTGATTTTAAAAGACAAAGTGCATTTACAGTTCGCACGAATCTATACACCGATTGTATTCATCCTCGGGAGCGTTGAAACCATAGATCACTACAGACAGAAAAAGCGTCAGTATGGTGAATAAGTTGTATATGAAAAACTAAAAATTAATTATCCACTTGGTGAGGTACTCATAGGGAAATGTTTTTTTCGATATGAAACAACATTTCCCTCATCAATTTCGAGATTTTTTGGAGACTTGGAATATCCCCTTACTCCCTCTTTCATCTCTTATTGAATTGGAAGCAAATAACCGATCTTTTAATGTGTTGAATTTTTAAATTGTATTAAATGACAGTTAGCTAAGAATGATAGCTAACTGTCAGTATTTCGTTGCTTAAACTTATTGAGAAATTGTTCTAGCTGTTGATTACTTTTACTGATTTGTTGTGCCTTGATTGCTCATGTTAGATAACTGCGGTATCATATTTTGTAATTGTCCGCCACGCCCGGTCATTAGGCTATAGGCAGCAGCCCCAATTCCAATGGCCGCTACAATTGGTAATACCTGAATGTTATTCTTCATTTTGAACCCACCCCTTTCCTTGATTGTTTTTTTCCTTAAACATTTATAGCTTGTGTACTACTTTCTGAAATAATCAAGTGATTTTTTTCCATTAATCTGCTTTCGCTGGAATTGCTAATTTATACACTTCCATACATTCAAAAAAATAGTCGGAAAGGTCAGGAAGTAAATCAGCAGAAGGGCACTTTTCTAAACCTTTTATAATCAGGATTTTTTGTAGAATGAGGTTTAAATTCAAATTCTCTTACAAACTTTTTAAATTATAGTAATCTCATTTAAGCCTTTAATTTCATCATTATGCCTCTATATTATTAACAACCGATGCTTTTCCCGAACATTAACTAGAGTAAGAAGAGCCCTAGTACAGACGTTAGGGTCTCTTCTTGATTGAGCAAAGTGTTTAGATTAAGAACCCTCTGGATATCTATGTTTAAAAAACAGGGAGCGACCATTCAATTTTCTCCGTTCTGAGCTCCATGAATAGATACAAACTGCTTAATGAAATTGTTCACCGCCACAGCCGCCTTTGTAGGAAGCTGATGTTTTTTGTCTCCTATGAGGATGCACTCGTTGACTGGGAGCTTCTCATGTAATAAGTGGGCATAGCGATGAAACGCCTTATCTTTTTCCCCATACAGCAACAAAACAGGGAGAATGATTTGATCTAAACGGTCCGTACAGTTATAGTGCAAACTGTATCGATAATATTGTTCAATATTTTGGGCTTTTCCTTTTTTTGCGTTGATATATAAGTCTTTAAACAATTGTCTAGTATTGGAGTTAGTAAAGGAAACGGATACAGCAAGAGCTTTATGTGCCTTCCATTCCGCTAGCTTTACCCCTAAATTAATTTTATTTTTTAATGATGAATCCTTTACTTCTGACAGGGCTCCTATAAGAATGCCCCCTAAAGAGCGCTCGGGGTACGTCAGCAAAAAATCAAGAGCAATGGACCCTCCAGTTGAGTAGCCGCATATGAAAGCTTGATCTATTTTTAAGTGGTCCAATAATTGGCTGATATCATGTGAAATTAATGGATAAGTCAATGCTTTTTCTGAAAAAGAGCTGTTTCCATGGCCACGAATGTCAAAGACAATAACTTTGAAACGATTTGATAATTCATTCACTTGGTAGATAAAATTCATACTTGTGAGTAAGGGAGGATGGATAAACACCACAGGTATTCCTTTGCCTTGAACGTGATAATACAGGTCTACCCCATCTATCTTTGTAACTGGCAACATAATACACCTCCGATATCAGGGAGTTATTTTTTGACGATTTTTTCAACCCCAGATTCTCCTCACGTAATAGTTATTATTTTTCACATTCACTTCGTAGACATCTGGGTGTGATAAGACTGTCCATTTTTTGAGCCCCTGAATGCCATCAATTTGAAACAATAATAGCCCCATCGTATTACGATGAGTAACCAGCACGGTGCCGTCAGTCGCTGCTTCAAGCACTTCCATTCCTCTTTTTGCTACTTCTTGGCTTGATTCTCCGCCTGCCATTTTCAAATCCCTGTCCCGAACAGATTCTTCAAGGCGTTCTAGCCAGTCTTTTAGGTTTTTTGAAAGCAGCCTGTGCTCAGTAAGCCGGTCGTCAATTTCCACTTGCAAGCCTAGGCTGTCTGCTGTTGGCTGGATGGATTGAATCGTCCTCGTAAAAGGGCTAGAAATAATGTGCTTAATATTCCGCTTCTCAAAAAAGCGCATCAGTTCTTTCGCTTGTTCTATTCCCTTATCAGTCAGTTCTGCCTGCAGCTCTTGTCCCGTAGCTTGACAATGCCTGACCATATATACTGTTTTGCCCATTTGTTTCTCTCCTAGTTACCTTTGCAGATAACGTTACTATTTTTTTCGTTTTCACTATAAGTTTTAACGAAAAATTCTTCGGGTTCAGACCGTTTTACATATAGGTCCATTTTTAAAATTTTCCTACGCCGTTAAGGATTCCTTGTTAATCTCTCCTTCGTCAATTAAATCTATACCTTTTCCCTCTGTATCTAACTCTTTTAGTGATTTGAAGAATCAATTGGGCAAAAAGGTCGCCTTCAGATCCCACTCCTGAATGGCATACGGCAGTACCTCATTCATTGTTTCAATGGTCTTCACATATTTTATTGCGGGTGTCTAGCTGTGCCACGTTTTCGACTTTTGCTAGCTTTGGTTTGCTCATTTGATAATTCTCCTTTCAAAAAAAAAGCACCTCGAATGAGATGCTTTTTCGTAACTATTAATAACCTGAAATCCAATCTCTAATTTCTTTAGCGATTTTCAAAACCTTCGCGGATAATGCGTTGTCTTTTGGAGAGGATTTAACCACCACTGTTAACACCTTTGTAGTCCTGTCTATTTAATTTCTGTATTATCAACATTATTACGGATCACGTCTATTTTCGTCCCGTGATCAGCGCTGCTTGCTTTAAAATATCGTTCTTCATCCGAAGCTGCTGATTTTCTTTTCGGAGTCGGAGCAGCTCCTCCTCTTCGGGTGTTCGATTACCCTCTCGTGGAAAGAACCCGTGCTTTGCGACTGTTTTACCCATTTATCAAATGCTGAAGCCGTCAACTCGTATTCACGGATAATATCCGCTCTGAGTTTACCATTTTCATAAAGCTGAACCATTTTTTTTTGAACTCTAGGGTATAGGTTCTTCTTGGTCTTTTTTCGGTCATTGCAGTTCTCTTCATTTCTGTTAGCTGTATTCTACAAGACCTTAATTTTACTGTGCAACAAAGTATAGCCTATCTATGTCTTGTATGTCTTATTCATTATCATTCCAATTACTTACCTTCTGATGTATATAAGACAATCCTACTATTTAGTTCTATTGTAGACACCTAGTGACCAAATCAACTAATTGCATTTTAATAACTCTTGTGGTTTATGCTATAATCATTGTAACTTACGAATGGAAGGAGCATTCCATATGTGTTGCACATGTTGTCCGGTAGTCGATTCATTTCTTATCTGAGGAAGAACTATAGATAAGGAGTGTTCAATTTGTTAATTCAAAAGAAAATCATTCAGGATGTTAAAAATAAATGCCTTCAAGATCATGCGGTCTCCGCCTGTATGATGTATGGATCATTCACCAAGAATGAAGGAGACCCTTTTTCAGATGTCGAGTTTTATCTGTTCATTGATAATGAATCCATGAATCATTTCAATTCAAGACAATGGATTTCTGAAGTACATCCTGTGGACTTACTATTTTTCAATGAATATGGAACCCAGGTAGCCATATTTTCAAATATGATCCGTGGTGAATTTCATTTTCTCACTGTGTCTGAAATGGATATTGTCAAAAGTTTTAAACCGACAGGCGTTTTTCCGGATACCGAGTCTATGTTTTTGTATGACTCAACAGGTCGTTTAAAGTCCTTGCTAGAGCAGCTAGAAGGACCAGGGCCAGATCGGATGACGGATGAAAATGTAAACTTCACTTTCAATAACTTTGTGAATGCATGGGTACTAGGTCTGAATGTGATGAGAAGAGGCGAGTTGGCTCGTTCGCTAGAGGTTTTAACCCAAGTACAAAAATATGTATTGCAATTGATCAGAGTAAAAGAAGAATCTGTGGAACGTTGGGTAAATAGCACAAAGAATGTAGAGTCAGATATAAGTTGCGAATCTTATCGTGATTTCGTTTCAATCACATCAAAACTTGAAGTGAACGAACTGCGGAATGCTTATACGAATGCCTTAAACGTAGTCCAAGGATTATATAATACATTAGTTGTTTCCTACGTGACAGATGTTGACGATACTTTCATTAGAAAGCTTTACAACTATCTGGATAAATAAAAGTTGCATTAAAGTACACTGTTTTGAGAACTGAGCAGTGTACTTCTTTCTATACCATTGTTATCTTTATTTCCAGTTACCCAGCTATTATTATGTTTTCAATTACAACCGGAAGTGAAGCTTGATTGAATATCCTTTAATTCTTTGATCCTCCCGAAGCCATGCCCGCTGAAAGCGTCAGCCTGGAAAAGAAAGCAACGGTACGCAGGGTTCACCTGGTTTCGCTCCATATGATGAGAAAAAGGCTGTCACAGCAAGTCAGTTTTCACTGACTTGCTGGACAGCCCCTTCCCAGGACTGTTCGACTTTCCTTCACTTCTACTACAAAATAATATTTTTCAACCAATTCTCCTTGTAATTTTTACTTGCTTCACGTTCACCCGTTTCCCTGTCTTATAATCTTCGTACCAGAACTTGACCTCCTTGCCATCATATTCAACAATGCGATATTCGGCGATGGCTGGTCTCGCCAAGTACCTACCCATGTATTTGGCTGCTCCTTTGGCATCCTTCATTTTCATTACGGGCTTACTAAACACCTAAGAAAATTACTTTATATTGTCATTCAAAATATGATTAGGTTAAGACGTTTTGGGCAAAACCACATCGTTGACTATTATGACAAATTGAAAAAGCAACCCTATAACAAATGCCATATGGTCGCTTCCAACGCATGTGTAAACAAGTTGTTGAAGACGATCTTCTTTCTCGTTACACATAATCTGAACTATGAATACAGGTTAGCCGCCAACTCATAGTACATCAACATTTTAGAATACGCACACACCTAGTGAAAAAATTCAAATTCAACAGGTTTATTTAGTATACGCAAAAAAGCTAATATCACTAGATTTCTACTCGCCCGAGTCTATATATTTTCTATTCACAAATAAAGTGCGTAAAACCACTTGAAATAAGAACGCACTCCGAAGGATGCTGAAGTTTAGATATCGTCAAACTTTTTCAATTGAGCTTCTAACTCCGAATTACTTTTTTCGTATAACTCTATCAAATCATCATTAAACTGTAATGTCATCAACAAACTGTCCATTACTTGAGTAAATTCAAC is drawn from Sporosarcina sp. FSL W7-1349 and contains these coding sequences:
- a CDS encoding histidine phosphatase family protein, with the translated sequence MGKTVYMVRHCQATGQELQAELTDKGIEQAKELMRFFEKRNIKHIISSPFTRTIQSIQPTADSLGLQVEIDDRLTEHRLLSKNLKDWLERLEESVRDRDLKMAGGESSQEVAKRGMEVLEAATDGTVLVTHRNTMGLLLFQIDGIQGLKKWTVLSHPDVYEVNVKNNNYYVRRIWG
- a CDS encoding nucleotidyltransferase — translated: MLIQKKIIQDVKNKCLQDHAVSACMMYGSFTKNEGDPFSDVEFYLFIDNESMNHFNSRQWISEVHPVDLLFFNEYGTQVAIFSNMIRGEFHFLTVSEMDIVKSFKPTGVFPDTESMFLYDSTGRLKSLLEQLEGPGPDRMTDENVNFTFNNFVNAWVLGLNVMRRGELARSLEVLTQVQKYVLQLIRVKEESVERWVNSTKNVESDISCESYRDFVSITSKLEVNELRNAYTNALNVVQGLYNTLVVSYVTDVDDTFIRKLYNYLDK
- a CDS encoding IS1182 family transposase encodes the protein MMTKNQMNQREQLEMLTIEQLVPQDHLVRKLDAAIDFAFIYPLVEDLYSTIGRPSIDPVVLIKMTFIQYTFGIRSMRQTIKEIETNMAYRWFLGFGFHTEVPHFSTFGKNYIRRFTDTDLFEQIFYRVLKEVADRGLLSPDHVFIDSTHVKASANKRKFQKKVVRKETRAYEKKLQEELNMDREENGKKPFPPEKFEKEEHKEIKESTTDPESGYYVKDERTKQFAYSFHAATDEKGFVLANIVTPGNVHDSHMLEPLVQKIIDKVKRPIAVAADAAYKTPAIANFLIEHQILPALPYKRPMTKEGFFRKHEYVYDEHYDCYLCPEGQVLPYRTTTREGYRQYASAPSICASCPVISQCTQSKNQQKIIQRHIWQDYLDVAEDLRHHHEIKEIYGRRKETIERVFADAKEKHGMRWTTLRGLKKLSMQAMLTFAALNLKKLASWTWKAPATA
- a CDS encoding alpha/beta fold hydrolase, which translates into the protein MPVTKIDGVDLYYHVQGKGIPVVFIHPPLLTSMNFIYQVNELSNRFKVIVFDIRGHGNSSFSEKALTYPLISHDISQLLDHLKIDQAFICGYSTGGSIALDFLLTYPERSLGGILIGALSEVKDSSLKNKINLGVKLAEWKAHKALAVSVSFTNSNTRQLFKDLYINAKKGKAQNIEQYYRYSLHYNCTDRLDQIILPVLLLYGEKDKAFHRYAHLLHEKLPVNECILIGDKKHQLPTKAAVAVNNFIKQFVSIHGAQNGEN